One part of the Clostridium thermosuccinogenes genome encodes these proteins:
- a CDS encoding ABC transporter permease produces MERFKAAFINEIEKMYKRKKAVVIIVISLITIIFGQLVVIGIRSGLGVRGASSTEFPLLVLSVFANTILPLFTALVTIDTFSGEFSHNTMKIALTKPVSRIKLYSAKVTAIAFFALSNLLVVMVLSVLTGFLFNTASFTGVGLLRIVVSYLVTLVPILVLAIIITFFSNILKSSGAVFFLTILLFISLKALGFIFPRYSSLFITSMIDWYNLWIASSIPLMKLLRQLFIMLGYGIMFFTAGFYLFDKKDL; encoded by the coding sequence ATGGAAAGGTTTAAGGCTGCATTCATAAATGAAATAGAAAAAATGTACAAAAGGAAAAAAGCTGTAGTGATAATTGTAATTTCGCTGATAACAATCATTTTCGGCCAGCTGGTGGTTATAGGCATAAGAAGCGGCCTTGGCGTACGGGGAGCAAGCAGCACCGAGTTTCCTCTTTTGGTGCTGTCGGTGTTCGCCAATACAATACTTCCGCTCTTTACCGCCCTGGTGACCATAGATACATTCTCAGGCGAATTTTCCCACAATACGATGAAAATCGCGTTGACAAAGCCGGTAAGCAGGATTAAATTGTATTCGGCCAAAGTTACCGCCATAGCCTTTTTTGCGCTGTCAAATCTCCTGGTGGTGATGGTCCTGTCCGTATTGACAGGTTTTCTGTTTAATACGGCATCGTTTACCGGAGTTGGCCTCCTTAGAATTGTAGTTTCATATCTGGTTACGCTGGTTCCGATATTGGTTCTGGCTATAATCATAACCTTTTTCTCAAATATTTTGAAAAGCAGCGGAGCAGTTTTTTTCCTCACGATTTTGCTGTTCATATCCTTAAAAGCCCTGGGATTTATTTTCCCCAGGTATTCCAGCTTGTTCATCACCTCGATGATCGACTGGTACAACCTCTGGATTGCGAGCAGCATACCGCTTATGAAACTTTTGAGGCAGTTATTTATAATGCTGGGATATGGTATAATGTTTTTTACAGCAGGCTTCTACCTGTTTGATAAAAAGGATCTTTAA
- a CDS encoding ABC transporter ATP-binding protein, whose amino-acid sequence MEKVLEIKNLTKTYKNGRGIWDINLDINRGDIFGFLGPNGAGKTTAMKIMTGLMKADSGDVIIFGHSISNDFEKAMDKVGCIIETAESYPYLTAYENLRQFSRYYRDVDGRRIDEVLELTGIYKFKNEKVKNFSLGMKQRLGIAAAILSRPELIILDEPLNGLDVEGMVEVRKLIKRMAEEEKTTFFISSHLIHDIELTCNRVGIIFGGRILNVDYTENILNNYASLENYFISEVDRNGKV is encoded by the coding sequence ATGGAAAAAGTTCTCGAAATAAAGAATCTGACTAAGACATATAAAAACGGAAGAGGCATATGGGATATCAACCTTGATATTAACAGGGGTGATATTTTTGGCTTTCTGGGGCCCAATGGCGCCGGAAAGACCACTGCGATGAAAATAATGACCGGGCTTATGAAAGCTGACTCAGGTGATGTAATCATTTTTGGCCACAGCATCAGCAACGATTTTGAAAAAGCCATGGATAAGGTCGGATGCATAATAGAAACCGCCGAGTCTTATCCATACCTTACTGCCTATGAAAATCTAAGGCAGTTTTCCAGATATTACAGAGATGTGGACGGCCGCAGGATTGACGAAGTGCTTGAACTCACAGGCATATATAAATTCAAAAACGAAAAGGTAAAGAATTTCTCCCTCGGCATGAAGCAGCGTCTTGGTATTGCAGCCGCAATACTTTCAAGGCCTGAACTGATAATCCTGGATGAACCTTTGAACGGCCTGGATGTCGAAGGAATGGTGGAAGTGAGAAAACTCATTAAGAGGATGGCGGAAGAGGAAAAAACAACATTCTTCATATCAAGCCACCTCATTCATGATATAGAGCTTACCTGCAACCGGGTGGGCATCATATTCGGAGGAAGAATTCTGAATGTTGACTACACGGAGAATATCCTGAACAACTACGCTTCCCTGGAAAACTATTTTATTAGTGAGGTAGACAGAAATGGAAAGGTTTAA